The Rubripirellula amarantea genome includes the window CACCGACTGATTTCCAACTGACATCTTTACAAAGTGCCGACACGACAAGAGCGATCCGAAACAGCGACGTGTTCATGTTTTGTACAGGTCGTTATTTGGGTGAGGGCATTATTTGTGTGAGGGCATTTTGTTAGAGTAGGCAGCGACGCGAGCGGTTGCAGCTCGTCTTGAGATTCACGGTGAGATTGGAGAGAGATGAAGGTCTGCATTGTCGGCGCGTCCGGAAAACTTGGGCAGTACACGGTGCAGCATGCGCTTGACCGTGGTTATGAAGTGGTTGGTGTTTGCCGTGAAAAGAGTGTTGCTAAGCTGGACCGCTTTCGCGATTCAATCACGATTGTCGCGGGTGCCACAAACGATCGAACCGTCATAAGAAAAGCGGTTGAGGGTTGCGATGCAGTCCTGACCGTTTTGGTTCCTTGGGGTGTGCAACAGTATGCCAGTGGTACTGCGCAAGCAGTGCTCGACTACGCCGAGAAAGACGCTCGTCTGATTTTCTCGTGTGGTTGGCACATCTCAAGAGATGGCAAAGACGTCTATTCATGGAAGTTACGTTTCATGGTGAACGTGTTCGGAACTATCGCAAGAGCACTACGTATGGTCGAACTCGACGATCAGGTGGAAGCTTGTCGCCGCGTGTTCGCAAGTGATACGCGATGGACGGTAGTTCGTGGCAGCGATCTGGAAGAAGGTGAAAGCCAAGGGTTGCCAGTGTGGAGTCAGCACGTGGGCGATGCGGTGTTGGAAAGCAATCGCACTCGTCGGATCGACTTTGCACTTTTCATGGTCGAAGCGATCACTAACGACGAGCTTGTCCAACAAGCACCTGCAATCGTTGGCTGTCGGACTGATTCGGCCATTAAGCATGCCCCGGATCACACTCGCGCTTGAACTACGAGCGACTAGGGTCAAATCGAACAGGAAACTACTTAAAACTACCTAAATGCGTGTCCACGGCGTCGATGGTCGGTACTACTTTTTGAAGTCTGAAACCAGCTATCGATTAGCATTCGCTCAACGCGACCGAGTCACTCGGCGATTGGGAACCGCATTCGCTTCCGAATCGCCGTTTCTCGTTTGATAGTTCAGATCAACGCTTGGAGACTTCGCCAACATCGCTATCGTTGCCCGAGGCTACGTTCGTTGCAAGGAAGCTTCGTATCAGCTCTGCGATCACGTCGCCGTCTTCTTCCAAAGCAAAGTGCCCCGTGTCCAACCAGTGCAGTTGCGCGTTCTTCAAGTCTTTTAGATAGGGAATCGCTCCGGCGGCAGGGAAGATCTTGTCGTTGCGTCCCCAGACGATGAGCGTGGGGGGCTGGTGATCGCGAAAGTACTGTTGCCACTTCGGATAAAGAGGTGGATTGCTTCCATAGCTATGGAACAACGCCAATTGAATCTCTTGGTTGCCGGGACGCTCCAGCAGTGGTTGCACGTGATTCCAAGTGTCGGGACTGATGGCGTTAGAGTTGCGAACGCCTTCGAGGTATTGCCACTTGGTTGCCTCGAGCGTTAGTTGTGAACGCAGAAGGTCACCTTGCTTCTCGGTTCGCGACTTCCAATATTCCTTGATTGGTTCCCAGAATTCGTTTTCGATCCCCTCGTCATACGCATTGCCGTTTTGAACAATCAATGAGTCGACGCGTTCAGGGTGCATTGCTGCGAGTCGGAAACCCACGGGAGCGCCATAATCCATTACATAGATTGAATAGCTCGTCAGTCCCAACTTCTGCGTGAAGCGTTCGACCACATTTGCCAGATTGTCAAACGTGTACTCGAAGTCATCAACCGAAGGTGCTGAGCTATATCCAAACCCCGGGTAGTCCGGTGCAACGACATGATACCGGTCTGACAGGGCAGGAATCAGGTTGCGAAACATATGCGAGGAGGTCGGAAAGCCGTGAAGCAGTAGCACCACCGGCGCGCCCTTGGGGCCGGCCTCACGATAGAACACATCTATGCCGTCGACGTCCAACGTTCGATGCATCACATTTTGGTGCGTCGTACGTCCGGATGGAGTCGTACGTCCGGATGGATCCGTGACCATCGACGGCGGGTTGGCGATTGCTACTTCTGAAACGGCCGCTAGAGCCGGAATGATCAGGGCGAGTAAGAGTGTTTTGAAATGGAACATAGGTTTGCTCGAGGCATGCTCAAATTTGATTGGAGAATAGAAATCAAAAGAAAGGAACGGCCAACGAAGTGTTGGCCTATTCCTTGAAATGACGAGTGGACGATCAACGCACCGACTCGAGTAATCCCGGGTCATCCACTGGACGTGGTCCAAGCGGCCAATGAAACTTACGATCGTGTGGTTCGATTGCGTAGTCATTGATGCTGGCTTCTCGGCGACGCATCAAACCATCCTCGTCAAATTCCCAGTTCTCATTGCCATACGCACGGAACCAATTCCCGGAGGCGTCGTGGTACTCGTACTGGAATCGCACTGCGATTCGATTGTCGGAGAACGCCCAAAGTTGCTTCGCCAGTCGATACTCGAGCTCGCGATTCCACTTGTCCGCCAAGAACGCAACCACTTGATCGCGTCCATTGATGAAGGAATCTCGATTCCTCCAACGCGTATCGGTCGAGTATGCCAACGACACTCGTATGGGATCGCGAGAGTTCCAGGCATCTTCCGCCGCGCGCACTTTCATCACAGCGGTCTCGTGGATAAACGGTGGCCGTAGTGAGGTGGGATTTGGCATCGTGGAATCCTCGCGTGTTGTCGTAATGGTCAAGGGTGGGGTCGGCACGACTTAGGCCACACTGCAAGCGTCAGTGTGGCATCCGCAATTGTCTTGCGACGATTGCGGATCGAGCTTCTCGACCTGAGGAAAGTCGATCGACGTTTGAGCAACATGATTGAGATAGTTGGTGAAGACGCTCAATGCCGCGTTGGCAACAACTTCTGCAATCTCGGCGTCACTAGCGCCTGCTTCGCGAGCAGACACGATATCGGCGTCGGACACGAAGCCACGCTTTTCGATGACTGCGGTCGCGAATCCTAGGATCGCGTTCTCTTTCGCTTGCGTCGCAGTTCCCCGCCGTGCATCACGCACCTGATCAGCCGTAAGCCCCACCATCTTGCCGACGGCGGCATGAGCGCTGAGGCAATAGTCACATGAATTTGCTTGAGCAATCGCCAGTGCAATCTGTTCGCGGGTCGTAGCGGGCAGTTCGCCGTCACTCAACGCGCCGCTGAACTTCAAATAGGCGTCCAAAACGGCTGGCGAGTTTGCCATCACTCGCATCAAATTGGGTGTCATGCCGAGCTTGGCCTTCACGCTGTCGAGAAGTTCCTTGCTGCGGCCGGTGGCTTGGGCGGGATCAATGGTTTCAAGTCGGGACATCGTTGGGCTCCATGGTGGAGGTAAAGAAGAATGACGCCAACGACATCCGTTGGCGTTATAAAGGTCCTTTCGCATTCACCGTGCCACAGTCCCAAAGTTTGACCCAAGCTGTTTGCGGGAAAGACCTTACGTCCAATCAGGTGCAAGGACGGTCCAGCACGACAACTCGTGGTTTCGCGAGATTTCGTTGCAGTGTCACGATATTTCGTGTAAGTAGATGCGTATGATCGAGCTTCAACCTCCACTGATTCCCAACCCCAAATCGTTGCTCTTGGCGATGGCCCAGCAGCGCACGGTCGCTGACGTTCTGAGCCTAGTGGTGGATGAGATAGCCAGTTCGCAAGCGGTTGGATTGGCGCGTATTTGGCTAATTCGACCTGGCTCCGGATGCGAAAGTTGTCCTATGCGATCGGAATGTCCTGACCAGACGAATTGCCTGCACTTAGCGGCCAGTGCGGGAACGTCAATCGTTGGGCCGAGCGAGCCGTTGCACCGGATCGACGGAGCGTTCCGTCGTTTCCCTCTTGGCGTTCGCAAGGTCGGACGCATCGCCGCGACGGGAATTCCTCTGGAGGTTCAAAACATCGCTGGAGAACCGGACTGGGTTGCTTGTCCTGATTGGGTGCAGGAAGAAGGTATTCGCGGCTTTGGTGGCCAACCGCTAGTACACCGTGGCAAGACGCTGGGGGTTCTTGGCGTCTTCAGCCGAACAACCATTGGCGATACATGTCTGGAATGGTTGCGAATGATTTCCGATCACGTGGCACTGGCGATCGCGAACACTCAAGCATGGGAACAGATCGAAACCCTTCGCGAACGACTCGAACTTGAAAACGATTATCTCCAACAGGAAGTTCGTGGAGAATCGTTTGGCGAGATGGTCGGACGAAGTGCGGCATTGCAGACCGTTTCGCAACAGATCTCGTTGGTGGCGCCGACTGACTCAACCGTATTGGTCATGGGGGAAAGTGGAACGGGAAAAGAGCTTGTGGCTCGTGAGATTCACGCCCGTTCGACTCGACACCAACGGCCGCTTATTAAGGTCAACTGCGCCGCGATCCCACGCGAGCTGTATGAGAGTGAGTTTTTTGGCCATTCCAAAGGAAGCTTCACGGGCGCCTTGCGAGATCGCATTGGGAGATTTGAACTCGCCGATGGGGGCACACTTTTTCTAGACGAGATCGGTGAGATTCCGCTCGACTTACAAAGCAAGTTGTTGCGAGTCCTGCAAGAAGGCGAACTGGAGCGTGTCGGCGAAGAGAAGACTCGAAAGGTTGATGTCCGGATCATCGCAGCGACCAACCGAGATCTGAGGGCCGAATCGGAAGCCGGTGCATTCAGGTTGGACCTGTACTATCGGCTCAGTGTGTTTCCCATCGAATTGCCACCACTGCGTAAACGCACCGAAGACATCGTCTTACTCGCCGATCACATACTGCAATCACTTGCGCGACGGTTCGGAAAGCAGCCACCACGACTGACTCAAGCGAACGTGGCTGAACTAGAACGTTACGATTGGCCGGGAAACATTCGCGAACTGCAGCACGTACTTGAGCGAGCGATCATATCTTCGCCTCCAGGCAAACTGCGCCTCGATATCCACCGCACACGCCCGTCCCAGGATCGAGCATCGGCTCCGACCAGCGAGGAAGCGACGCCGATACTAACGGCGTCGCAGTTGCGTGAATTGGAAGCGGCTAACATTCGCAGAGCGCTCAAAGCGTCAGCGGGGAAAGTCTACGGGGCATCCGGCGCGGCAACGTTGCTGGGCATAAAGCCAACGACGTTATCGTCGCGGATCAAGAGTCTCGGCATTGAACCACCGTCCTCATAACGCTGGATGCCATCGGCGCGGATGCTTCTGAAGTCGCTGTTTCAATGACGATGACGCAATGCAATGCGAATAGCCAAGTCGCTCAGCAACATAGCCTATTGTGTGAGCACCTTATTTCCATTCGCCGCTGCTTCGTTGGCCGCCCGCTGGCGTTCTACGATTAGATCCATGGCGTGTTCCTCGCCCCATTTCTTTAGCACCTTCAAGACGGGTTTGAGTGATTTGCCTTCGGCGGTCAGCTCGTACTCCACTCGCGGAGGAACCTCCGCGTAAACAATTCGGTTGACTAATCCGCTTGCTTCTAATTCTCGCAGTTGCTTCGTCAGCATCCGCTGCGTCACGCAGCCGACCTTTCGCTTAAGTTCACTAAAACGAAGACGGTCTTCAAGCAGGTAATACAGCACGATCCCCTTCCATTTGCCGCCAATCAATTCAAGTGTTGCTTCGACAGGACACGCTGGAAGTTCATAGTTGACGTGCCGGGCGTTGGTCTTAGTATCCATTATGTGCCTACCTACCTTAAATGTGCGTACTTGTCGTAATGGCCGCTACTCCTAGTATGTGAGCATCGAGCTGCGTTGACCAGCGTCTATTTGTTGAATCCGCGAGGTTCGCCTCCGTAGGAAGCGAACTTTCCGATCAAAGATTGACGCGGCGACGAAGCGGCAATGGTGACAACTCGTTGGATACTCAACGCTGGCCTTCGGTCTCGTTGTCACGCAAATCCACTCTCAACGAACCAAACTGGAGAGGGATCAACCATGAAAGCGATGCTACTAAACGCATACGGTGAAGACGCAAAATTTGAGGCTACGGATGTGGCCAAGCCCGAGATCAAATCCGGGCATGTGCTGGTGAAGATAGCTGCTTCGAGTGTGAACACCGTTGACACGATGATTCGCAAGATGGGCAAGGACCTACCTTTGTCCCCGGATTCCCCCGCCATACTCGGCATGGACTTCGCCGGAACGATTGAAGCGGTAGGCGATGGCGTCAGCGGATACGCGGTCGGTGATGAAGTCTATGGTTGTGCCGGAGGTTTAGCCGACTTGCCTGGCACGTTGGCTGAATTCATCGTGGCCGACACCCGCCTGATTGCTCACAAGGCCAAGAATCTGTCAATGAAGGAAGCCGCGGCGTTACCGTTGGTGGGAATCACTGCCTACGAAGGGCTGACGCGAGCGGGAGTTACATCTGGCCAGAAGGTTCTCGTCCATGGAGGCTCCGGTGGCGTCGGCCATATCGCCATTCAGCTCGCCAAACACATGGGAGCAGACGTCTATTCGACCGGAGGTGGAGAGCGGCAAATTGCGTTGATTGAAAAGCTCGGAGCAATAGGAATCAACTACAAAACGGAATCGGTGGATCAGTATGTCGCAAAACATACTAACGGCGCAGGATTCGACGTGGTTTTCGACTCAGTGGGTGGAGCTAACCTTACGAAATCGTTCGAAGCATCTGCACTGAACGGGCAAGTCGCTACGACGGTTTCGATGTGCGAACTTGACCTGACACCGGCTCACTTCAAGGGCCTTTCGCTACACGTTGTGTTTATGCTGATCCCGATGCTTCACAACTTCAATCGCGAATCACACGCGGAAATCCTGAACCGTCTTACCAAGATCTCGGAAGCCGGCGAGTTGAATCCGGTTCTAGATGAAGAGTCCTATTCGCTTGAAGAAGTCGGCCAAGCCTACGCTCGGTTAGAAAGCGGAAAAGCGATGGGTAAAGTGGTGGTCGAGAACCGCTAGGAACGCGAAGAAACGTGCGAGATTAGCTTTCGCCAGGCACGAAGTTGAAGGCGTTTGACGTCAAGTTCCTATCGACCGACAACGCTTCGCCCGACTACGCTTCGACCTAACTCTTGCCCAAGTGTCGACTGGCCCGGCGTCAACGATGATTTCGTCCACGGGATGTTCCCGGGCGTGGTGGCTCCGAGAGTCATCATGCCACTTGCCAGAGGATGTAACTCTGCAGACCAAACGATGTTGGACAGCAGGGGTCAGCAGCGTCGCGCAATTAGAGTCTCGTCAAACGAGCGAGTGAGAGCGACACTTTTCTCTTCACCCAAGAATGAAAATTCGGCATGCATGATTCGGCATGCACGGCTCGCATGTCGACGGCAATCGAATGGCTCGATGCAATCACGGTAGTTGGCGGAGGACTCGGGCTGGGTTCCCCGCGACAACTTGATCGGCCAACACAGACTTTGTCACCACGCTGCCCGCGCCGATGACAGCTCGATCGCCGACAGTGATTCCTGGACAAAGGACAGCTCGCCCTCCGATCCAAACATCGTTGCCAATCGTCACGGGTTTACCGAATTCAACGGTGCGTCGAGCTATCGCATCTAAGGGATGACTCGCGGTGTAAATGTGAACTCCTGGCCCCACAAACACACAATCACCAAACCGAACTTCGCAAACGTCAAGGATGACACAATCAAAGTTGAAGTACACGTTTCTACCGAGATAAATATTCGAACCGTAGTCGCATCGAAACGGAGGCTCCAGCCAAACGGAATCGCCTCCGCTAGCGAACAGTCTCACGAAGTCACGACGTCGGCCTGATTCGTCGCCAGGGTCACTCAGGTTGATCTGCTGCAACAACAAGCGAGCTTTCAAGCGTTCAGCCGCCAGTTCGGAATCGTTTGGATCGTAGGGCTCGCCCGCCAGCATCTTTTGCTTTTCGTTCATTGTCATGCCTGAATCAGCGGATGGGGCCCTTCGCCGCCGGGAACGGCCTCGGTCCAACGGTTGGTTATCCGGACTTCAGTGAGGCGGAGGTAGTAGATCGACATTTTTTACATCCGATTACGGATCAGATCTTCGATCAAGACGTTGAAAACCACACTTGCCAGCCTGCGGGTTGTGATAAGATGGTAACGTCCAGGACGATACTCGCGTAGCCAATCTTCGGCTTGTGCTACGACACGCGATGTCGCTTCGGATCCCGCCTGCAACCCATGACCTACTTTCTTGGTCACCTCACCTTATGCCTATCATTCCGCAAACAGCCGTACGTCTGTTGGTCTTGCTGTGCGCAAGCGCGATTGCACCATCCGTTATTGCGAAAGAGCCTTCATCACTTGCAGAGCTTAAAGCCACTGGTCTGCAGCGGTCACGGTTTATAAGCGCTGGCCATCAAGACGTTAGCCATCCAGACGTACCCAAAACTGAGGACGCAAAATCATATACATTGCCGCAAGCGAATTTGTCGACCTTTGAGTCAACGATCAAGCCTCTATTGGATCAGCATTGTATCGATTGCCATGGCTCAGAAATCAGCGAGGGCAACTTAAGGATAGACACGCTCGACCCCAATTTGGTCGCGGGTGCGGATACCGATTGGTGGTCCGAAATTTTCGCCGTCGTCACGAAGGGAGAGATGCCGCCACCTGATGATGGCGACCTGGATGACCGAGATCGGCAAACACTTGTCGATTGGCTGTCGATTGAACTGCAAACCGCGTCCCTGGTGCGCAGCAAAACGGGTAAGCGTTCCGCATTCCGACGCATGACGCGGTACGAATACAACTATGCGCTCCAGGACCTACTCGGCCTCGAATTTGACTTTGCGAAGGACTTGCCACCTGAGGCAAATTCGGACGAAGGATTCCAGAATCGTTCTGACTTGTTGCATTTGTCGGTGTCGCAATTTGAAATGTATCAGCGAATTGCTCGCAACGCTCTCGCTCAAGCAACGGTCCGAGGAGCCAAGCCGCAAACGCATTACTGGGATATCCCGGTCAGCAGAGCCGCCGAGCGTGAATGGACAAGACAGGACAATCAGATTCAAAAACTGCAAAATGATTTGAAGGACGAGCCCGACAAACTAACTGCCGAACTCGAGAAGCTTCGCGTCAGCTTCGAAGTGCCCCGTCAAGCTGCGTACTTTCGAGATCTGAGCAGTGATCGTACTGCTCAAACACAGTGGAATTATCAACGGGCCGAGTTTGCGTTTGGCGAGGCCGATCAACTTGCTTCGATCTCGGACCAACACGACTGCGTCGCGGTCCTCCCCAATGGTCGCTCGCCCAAGCTAATTTTCGAGCTTGGAAATCAGTTGCCCGATGATGGCACGATGCGAGTGACGGTCCAAGCAGCGAGGGCGGACTCGAACGACGACTACGTACCGAACCTGCAGCTGATGTTCGGATGGCAAGCCAGCAATGAAGGCAGAGCGTTACTTCGGGTAAGTAAGCGTGACACACCCATCACCGCCGACCCTAAGAATCCGCAGATCGTACAGTGGCATGTACCGCTTGGTGAGATCTATCCCCGTAACAACGTTCGCAAGACATCCCCGATGGGAGCGTTGCCCAGTCCATCGGAGTACATTCGCCTCGTGAATAGCTCCGCACGCGCGAGCGAGATTCAGATCACGCACGTCCAAGTCGCGGCTCCTGTTTACGACCAGTGGCCTCCGGAATCACACCGTCGCATTTTTCCGGAACGTGACAGTAGCCTAAGTGAGGATGACTACGCCCGCGATACGATTGCTGCGTTCATGAAACGAGCATGGCGGCGCCCGGTAAGTGACGAAGAAGTGAGCCGCAAGTTGGAACTGTTCAACGCAATGCGTCCTCTTTGCGAGTCAGTGGAAGATGCGGTGCTCGAAGTTCTAGCGACAGTGTTATCGTCACCTCAGTTCTTGTACGTCGCCAACGAATCTGGTCCTGAACTTGTTACCGAAGAGCAACAAGAACAGCTTGGCCGCCATGCTTTGGCCACTCGTTTGGCATTGTTTCTGTGGTGCAGCGTTCCGGATACCGAATTGTTGAATCTAGCCGACAGTGGCCAGCTTTCTGATCCGGACGTTTTGAAGGGTCAGGTACGGCGGATGCTGGACGATCCCCGCAGTCAGCGTTTTGTTGAGCACTTTGTGCATCAATGGCTAGACCTGCAACTTCTTGAATTCCAAAACTTCAACCAGAATGTGCGTGGCTTTGATCCTCTATTGAAGGAGGCGATGCTGTGGGAACCCGTCGCCCTGTTCAGTGAACTCCTTAAGTCGAACGCCACTGTTCTGGACTTCATTCATTGCGACTATGCAATCGTCAACGAACGGTTGGCAAGGCATTATGGGATCCCAAATGTGCGTGGAAACCATTTTCAAAAAGTCCCGCTTCATGGCAACGATCGTCGCGGAGGCATTTTAACGCAGGCGGGCATTTTGGCGATGAACTCCGATTGGCCAGATTCTCATCCGCTCAAACGAGCGATCTGGTTACTGGAAAGCGTGTTAGCGGATCCTCCTCCGCCTCCCCCGCCCGCCGTTCCGCAGATCGATTTGGCGGACCCCGAAATTGCCAAGATGACGTTGAAGGAACGTATTGAAGACCACCGCAACCATGCGGCATGTATGTCCTGTCATGAGAAGATTGATCCCTGGGGCATCGCCTTCGAAAACTATGACGCTTTGGGGAAGTGGCGTGACGAAATCGGCGGGAAACCAGTCGATGCATCAAGTGAGTTATTCAATCACCAGACTCTTGATGGAATGAACGGATTAAAGCGTTTTCTGCTCGACAGTCGCCAAGATCAGTTTGTCCAAGCAATGGCATCAAAGTTGACGACCTACGCGTTGGGACGCCAGCTCAATTTTTCGGACCGCGCCGAGATGGACGCGATCACTGCCGAAGTTCGCCAGAACGGAGATGGGCTGCGTACGCTTATCGAGGCGATCGTCACCAGTGACTTGTATCAGCCCCAATGAAGTTCCAATTTCAATAATCACTGTCGAACACAAGTCTTAGTTCCAGGAACACTACCATGGCAAGAAACTTGAACACCCTCGATCGCCGACGATTCCTTCGCGGCAGTGGCGTTGCATTGACCCTACCTATGTTTGCTTCGCTCGCTCAAAACGTTGCGCGGGGTGCTGATGCAGTAGAGAACCCGAAGCGTCTGGGGTGCTTTTACTTCCCGGATGGTGTTCCGATGCCGTTGCCCGAAGACCCCGCCTATCAAGAATGGGCATGGTTCCCTCATGGTAACGGCAAAGAGTTCACGTTCTCGAAGTGCATGGAACCACTCGAAGCCGTCAAAAGTGACCTGACGGTACTGTCCGGATTCTCGCACCCTAAGTCACGTAGTGTTCACGGACACAACAACGCCGACCAGTTTCTGACCGCTGCGCTTACTGGTGGTGGCGATCGCGAGTACACAAATACGATTTCGTTAGACCAGGTTTACGCCAAACACGTGGGCGACAAAACGCGGTTTGCGTCGTTAGTGATGTCGACGGACGGAGGAACGGGAACTGCACGGGGAACCCACACGATCTCATTCGATGAACAAGGCCGCCCGATTCCTGCTGAGCATCGACCGAAACAGATCTTCGATCAATTGTTTGTGAAAACCGATGTCGATTCTACGCGTCGACTAGCGCTGACTCGAAGTGCGCTCGACGAAATGCTCGATGATGCCCAGCGGTTACGCAGAACGTTGTCGAGTGACGATCAACGTGGCCTCGATGAGTACCTCGACTCGGTCCGCGAGGCTGAGATCAAAGTGGAGAAAGCAAAACGATGGCTGGGCGCACCGTTGCCTTCGGTCGACGGAAACCAGCTCAACCTGGAACTTTCCACCGACGAACCCCGGGAATACCTGCAGACAATGTTTGATCTGATCTACTTGGCATTCAGAACCGATTCAACGCGAGTGGCCACGTATCAGATCGGTCGTGAAAACGGAGTGGGACGTAGCGACCATTTGGCAAGAGCCGTCGGATTCAACACGGCTCATCAATTGTCGCACGAGACCAAGAACCCGGATGGTTGGAAAAACTTTGGCATCTATTGCCGATTCCTCAACGAGGAATACGGTCGGTTCCTTGCAAAGCTAAGGTCGACGCCGGAACCAGGTGGAACCGGGAACCTTCTCGACAATACGCTGTTACTCTTCGGCTCAGCGTCGAGCGCGTTTCACCTATCGAGAAACTATCCGCTCATCCTTGCAGGTGGCCAACACATGGGATTCAAGCACGGACAATACATCAACCATGCAGGCATGAACTTCCAAGGCGGTCCGTGGATGGGCGAGGGTGAGCCATGGCAAGACGAAGCGAAGGGCGAAGACGTACCATTGTCGAATCTCTACGCGACCATGCTTCAGCGACTTGGAGTTCCGACCGACTCGTTTGCTGACA containing:
- a CDS encoding DUF1552 domain-containing protein, which translates into the protein MARNLNTLDRRRFLRGSGVALTLPMFASLAQNVARGADAVENPKRLGCFYFPDGVPMPLPEDPAYQEWAWFPHGNGKEFTFSKCMEPLEAVKSDLTVLSGFSHPKSRSVHGHNNADQFLTAALTGGGDREYTNTISLDQVYAKHVGDKTRFASLVMSTDGGTGTARGTHTISFDEQGRPIPAEHRPKQIFDQLFVKTDVDSTRRLALTRSALDEMLDDAQRLRRTLSSDDQRGLDEYLDSVREAEIKVEKAKRWLGAPLPSVDGNQLNLELSTDEPREYLQTMFDLIYLAFRTDSTRVATYQIGRENGVGRSDHLARAVGFNTAHQLSHETKNPDGWKNFGIYCRFLNEEYGRFLAKLRSTPEPGGTGNLLDNTLLLFGSASSAFHLSRNYPLILAGGQHMGFKHGQYINHAGMNFQGGPWMGEGEPWQDEAKGEDVPLSNLYATMLQRLGVPTDSFADNTGLVEAV